In Erigeron canadensis isolate Cc75 chromosome 6, C_canadensis_v1, whole genome shotgun sequence, the following are encoded in one genomic region:
- the LOC122605606 gene encoding uncharacterized protein LOC122605606, whose protein sequence is MGKKVGELTINAKKFGGLSKPCMKDMVQFLGCLSLNHNNDEKCARQRQQLDTCLGSQTGKKRKPWGTLNYHLQRLNRGRK, encoded by the exons ATGGGCAAAAAAGTTGGTGAGCTAACTATAAACGCAAAGAAGTTTGGTGGTCTTTCAAAACCTTGTATGAAGGATATGGTTCAGTTTCTTGGCTGTTTATCCCTTAATCATAACAATGATGAAAAGTGTGCTCGTCAACGCCAGCAACTAGATACCTGCTTGGGGAGTCAG ACTGGTAAGAAAAGAAAACCATGGGGAACCCTCAATTATCACTTGCAGAGGCTCAACAGAGGAAGGAAGTAG